One stretch of Enterobacter sp. RHBSTW-00994 DNA includes these proteins:
- the silS gene encoding copper/silver sensor histidine kinase SilS has translation MHSKPSRRPFSLALRLTFFISLSTILAFIAFTWFMLHSVENHFAEQDVSDLQQISTTLNRILQSPVDPDDKKISKIKESIASYRNVALLLLNPRGEVLFSSAQGAALRPAVNSADFSEHSRARDVFLWTVEDPAGPMDTGSEMKMETYRIIASSGQAIFQGKQQNYVMLTGLSINFHLHYLDALKKNLIAIAVVISLLIVLIIRIAVRQGHLPLRNVSNAIKNITSENLDARLEPTRVPIELEQLVISFNHMIGKIEDVFTRQANFSADIAHEIRTPITNLVTQTEIALSQDRTQRELEDVLYSSLEEYNRMTKMVSDMLFLAQADNNQLIPDRVMFDLRAEVMKVFEFFEAWAEERNITLKFNGMPCLVEGDPQMFRRAINNLLSNALRYTPEGQAITVSIREQESFFDLVIENPGKPIPEEHLSRLFDRFYRVDPSRQRKGEGSGIGLAIVKSIVEAHHGRVQVESDVRSTRFILSVPRLEKMIPETQY, from the coding sequence ATGCATAGCAAACCTTCCAGACGCCCTTTCTCACTCGCTCTGCGGCTGACCTTTTTTATCAGCCTGTCCACGATACTGGCTTTTATCGCCTTCACCTGGTTTATGCTGCATTCTGTTGAAAATCATTTTGCCGAGCAGGATGTCAGCGATCTTCAACAAATCAGCACCACACTGAACCGTATACTGCAGTCCCCGGTGGATCCGGATGATAAAAAAATAAGCAAAATAAAGGAATCAATTGCCAGCTACCGCAACGTTGCCCTTTTGCTCCTCAATCCCAGGGGGGAAGTGCTCTTTAGCTCAGCTCAGGGGGCGGCACTACGCCCGGCAGTGAATTCAGCAGATTTTAGCGAGCACAGCCGCGCACGGGATGTCTTTCTCTGGACGGTGGAGGATCCTGCGGGACCGATGGATACCGGGTCCGAAATGAAGATGGAAACATACAGGATTATCGCCTCCTCTGGTCAGGCGATATTTCAGGGCAAACAGCAGAACTATGTCATGCTGACTGGCCTATCCATTAATTTCCATCTCCATTACCTCGATGCGCTGAAAAAGAACCTGATTGCGATTGCCGTCGTGATAAGCCTGTTGATTGTTCTGATCATTCGAATCGCTGTCCGTCAGGGGCACCTGCCCCTTCGTAATGTCAGCAATGCCATTAAAAACATCACCTCCGAGAATCTTGATGCGCGACTGGAACCGACACGCGTTCCCATTGAGCTGGAGCAACTGGTTATCTCGTTCAATCATATGATTGGAAAGATTGAGGATGTCTTTACCCGCCAGGCCAATTTCTCTGCCGATATCGCGCATGAGATCAGAACGCCCATCACCAATCTGGTGACGCAGACTGAAATCGCACTGAGTCAGGATCGAACACAGAGGGAACTTGAGGATGTCCTCTATTCCAGTCTTGAAGAGTATAACCGGATGACCAAAATGGTCAGCGATATGCTGTTCCTGGCACAGGCAGATAATAATCAGCTGATACCTGACAGGGTCATGTTTGACCTCAGAGCGGAAGTCATGAAAGTCTTCGAGTTTTTCGAAGCCTGGGCCGAAGAACGCAATATCACGCTCAAATTTAACGGGATGCCCTGCCTGGTTGAGGGAGATCCACAAATGTTCAGAAGGGCGATCAATAATCTGTTATCCAATGCCCTGCGTTATACCCCGGAGGGACAGGCAATCACCGTCTCAATAAGAGAGCAGGAGAGCTTTTTTGACCTTGTGATTGAAAATCCGGGGAAACCAATCCCTGAAGAGCATTTATCAAGGCTGTTTGACCGTTTTTATCGGGTGGATCCGTCCAGACAACGAAAAGGAGAAGGCAGCGGCATCGGCCTTGCGATTGTGAAGTCCATCGTGGAAGCACATCACGGAAGAGTGCAGGTGGAATCGGACGTACGTTCAACTCGTTTTATCCTATCCGTGCCCAGACTGGAGAAAATGATTCCGGAAACCCAGTACTGA
- a CDS encoding conjugal transfer protein TraG N-terminal domain-containing protein has protein sequence MTANSFLEYFLVLFGWVMNNAMWSILSNTGLFALPLVVRVLGVWLKVREEGADEGNKGLLALPRIEHALYVSYLVMLFCCIPLLPVDISTIKFDSSRAKQCGVSVPTPQNSGYKGLVNDFDGRTAEVPVWWYLLHMMSKGTTQAMIASIPCGTNLRQMRFDVQNTKLRDPVLLQEVQEFADQCYSRAYFRLKNSNSQLSDATINSVGWIGSSYFLNTSGYYDYYTAMTPRSQWPYNSSRDSGYPDTGAGGYPTCKTWWSDGTSGLRKRVLASFSDNTRKEMQRQFSGQQWEEIALRWLVSPRNADLSGGGTTYAVGSSDTTTGVVGNLTRLTSSIGVGLKQAEALPGFDAMKQALPMIQALLLMMIITVIPALMMFSAYDPKTIFTISFALFALQFITFWWELAGWLDDRLITILYDNMAEQGIANSSVPFAAFFSSTADGWIMNLVLGMMYLVFPMFWVGMLSWAGAQLGSMASMISNSAKMPMQAGSEAGKQAQGIAIDAASGGIKGGIKKA, from the coding sequence ATGACCGCAAACAGTTTTCTGGAATATTTTCTCGTTCTCTTTGGCTGGGTAATGAACAATGCCATGTGGAGCATTCTCAGCAATACGGGCCTTTTTGCATTGCCACTGGTGGTCAGGGTTCTTGGCGTCTGGCTGAAAGTGAGGGAGGAGGGGGCTGACGAGGGGAACAAAGGGCTTCTTGCCCTTCCGCGAATCGAACATGCACTGTATGTGTCTTATCTTGTGATGCTCTTTTGCTGCATTCCACTGTTGCCGGTGGATATCAGCACGATCAAGTTCGACAGTTCGCGCGCTAAACAGTGCGGCGTCAGTGTGCCGACCCCACAGAATTCTGGCTACAAGGGGCTCGTTAATGATTTTGACGGTCGCACGGCCGAGGTTCCAGTATGGTGGTATCTCCTGCATATGATGTCGAAGGGCACAACGCAGGCAATGATTGCGTCAATCCCATGCGGTACGAATTTGCGACAGATGCGTTTTGACGTTCAGAACACGAAACTGCGTGATCCTGTGTTGCTGCAGGAGGTCCAGGAATTTGCAGATCAATGTTACTCGAGAGCATATTTCAGACTGAAAAACAGCAACAGTCAGCTCAGTGATGCCACCATCAACTCCGTGGGCTGGATAGGTAGCAGCTACTTCCTGAATACTTCCGGATATTATGACTACTACACGGCTATGACGCCACGTAGCCAGTGGCCTTACAACAGCAGCCGGGACAGTGGCTATCCGGATACTGGTGCAGGTGGATATCCAACATGTAAGACGTGGTGGTCCGATGGTACTTCCGGGCTTCGCAAACGAGTTCTGGCCAGCTTTAGTGATAACACACGTAAGGAGATGCAGCGCCAGTTCTCCGGACAGCAGTGGGAAGAAATCGCCCTACGCTGGCTTGTCAGCCCACGTAACGCAGATCTGTCCGGGGGCGGTACCACTTATGCTGTTGGCAGTAGCGATACAACCACCGGAGTAGTTGGTAATCTTACACGCCTTACCTCGTCTATTGGTGTAGGACTGAAACAGGCCGAGGCGTTACCTGGTTTTGATGCAATGAAGCAGGCACTGCCGATGATCCAGGCATTATTGCTGATGATGATAATCACGGTCATTCCTGCGTTAATGATGTTCAGCGCCTACGATCCGAAAACCATTTTTACTATCTCGTTCGCATTATTCGCTCTTCAGTTCATTACGTTCTGGTGGGAATTGGCAGGCTGGCTTGATGACAGATTGATCACCATCCTCTATGACAATATGGCTGAGCAGGGGATTGCAAACAGCTCGGTGCCTTTCGCGGCTTTCTTTAGTTCAACGGCTGATGGATGGATTATGAACCTGGTACTGGGGATGATGTACCTGGTCTTTCCGATGTTTTGGGTTGGTATGCTGAGTTGGGCTGGAGCCCAATTAGGTTCAATGGCAAGCATGATTAGTAACTCTGCAAAAATGCCAATGCAAGCTGGTTCTGAAGCAGGAAAACAAGCACAAGGAATAGCTATTGATGCAGCTTCAGGTGGTATCAAAGGTGGAATAAAAAAGGCCTAA
- a CDS encoding DUF305 domain-containing protein, whose translation MKITNSLFVILMLSLPAISAEHSEMKMSDISSSASSQEYMSGMKGMHDKMMAAVKESDPDKAFAKGMIAHHEGAIAMAETELKYGKDPEMRKLAQDIIKAQKGEIEQMNKWLGSQK comes from the coding sequence ATGAAAATCACAAATTCGCTTTTTGTTATACTGATGTTATCCCTGCCAGCGATTTCCGCAGAACATTCAGAAATGAAAATGTCAGATATATCCTCATCGGCATCGTCACAGGAATATATGTCCGGCATGAAAGGTATGCATGACAAAATGATGGCCGCTGTAAAAGAGTCCGATCCCGACAAGGCTTTTGCAAAAGGTATGATCGCACACCATGAAGGAGCAATAGCAATGGCTGAGACCGAGCTTAAATACGGAAAAGATCCCGAAATGAGAAAGCTTGCGCAGGACATCATTAAAGCTCAGAAAGGTGAAATCGAGCAGATGAATAAATGGCTTGGCAGTCAAAAATAA
- a CDS encoding copper-binding protein, with the protein MKNIVLASVLGLSLISTAWATETVNIHERVNNAQAPAHQMQSSSTPAAIQGAAPRMAGMDQHEQAIIVHETMNNGSADAHKKMAESHQKMMGTGTVNASRPATSFAAMNEHERAAVAHEFTNNGQSDPHQAMADAHRRMINAG; encoded by the coding sequence ATGAAAAATATCGTCTTAGCATCAGTGTTAGGTTTGAGCTTAATTTCTACGGCCTGGGCCACTGAAACTGTAAATATCCATGAGCGTGTCAATAATGCTCAGGCTCCGGCCCATCAGATGCAGTCTTCTTCAACTCCAGCCGCCATCCAGGGGGCAGCTCCACGGATGGCCGGTATGGATCAGCATGAACAGGCTATTATTGTTCATGAAACCATGAACAATGGTTCAGCAGATGCACATAAAAAAATGGCGGAAAGTCATCAGAAGATGATGGGAACTGGCACCGTTAACGCTTCCCGTCCGGCGACTTCGTTTGCGGCGATGAATGAACATGAAAGAGCAGCTGTTGCCCATGAATTTACGAATAACGGTCAGTCCGACCCCCATCAGGCTATGGCTGATGCACACCGCCGCATGATCAATGCGGGCTGA
- a CDS encoding AAA family ATPase, whose product MRLRKLKLKNFRGYRNTTEIIIDECMTGIVGRNDFGKSTLLEALAIFFETEGMKADKNDMNCFSLREGEGRFEIACEFDELPDFIMIDDRVQTTLAFEHLLNKDGNFEIVKSFKATTSGKPEQTCIRCIHPDEEPLRNLLGMKISDLRAAGKDVEKNVADKRTASLWRQAIREAAAPYTCSEILLDVDKEFGTDTKSLWGKILDLLPTYAIFKADRESSDGDSEAKNPLQQAVKDAQAGLQDKITALENEIQDSVLDVAQRTLDKLREMAPELASELTPRFKEKPKWTFNFTLDGENGIPINKRGSGIRRLILLNFFRAEAEKNVAGTPRNVIYAIEEPETSQHPNYQMMLMKALLALAGQPHRQIIVTTHVPALAGLIPVEGVRYVTRNETGEPVVKMPDDDVLKEATESLGVLPETGMERAKGIVLVEGKSDVTFLRHAASSFKQSGVLPASLEDVKIVPVLIGGCGSVKHWVTLNLANDLGLPWCVFLDSDIGGDPAQVLSIQKRKKEVEEAGKVFFATRKREIENYLCPDLIEEITGVAVTFTDTCDAKKIIGRAVGMKPDNVLDKFWPQMTAERIISRSTYHDGTQERIELIEILSDIISMTR is encoded by the coding sequence ATGCGGCTCAGAAAATTAAAACTGAAAAACTTCAGAGGCTACAGAAATACCACAGAAATCATTATCGATGAGTGCATGACGGGCATTGTCGGCCGAAATGACTTCGGGAAATCAACGCTTCTGGAAGCGCTGGCTATTTTTTTTGAAACAGAAGGAATGAAGGCAGACAAGAATGACATGAACTGTTTCAGCCTGAGAGAAGGGGAGGGCCGTTTTGAAATAGCCTGTGAATTCGATGAATTACCCGATTTTATCATGATCGATGACAGGGTGCAGACCACTCTTGCCTTCGAACATCTGCTGAATAAAGACGGCAATTTTGAAATCGTCAAATCGTTTAAAGCAACGACCTCAGGAAAACCGGAGCAGACCTGCATCCGCTGCATCCACCCGGATGAGGAACCCCTGAGAAATTTACTGGGCATGAAAATTTCCGACCTCAGGGCGGCGGGAAAAGATGTGGAAAAAAATGTGGCAGATAAACGCACTGCATCGTTATGGCGTCAGGCCATCAGGGAAGCCGCAGCCCCCTATACCTGTTCGGAAATTCTGCTGGATGTCGATAAAGAGTTCGGAACCGATACAAAATCATTATGGGGTAAGATCCTCGACTTGCTGCCCACGTATGCGATTTTCAAAGCCGACAGGGAAAGCAGCGACGGGGATTCCGAAGCCAAAAACCCCTTACAGCAGGCCGTAAAAGACGCTCAGGCTGGGCTGCAGGACAAAATTACAGCGCTGGAAAATGAGATTCAGGACAGTGTACTTGATGTCGCACAGAGAACGCTGGATAAATTACGTGAAATGGCACCCGAACTCGCCAGTGAACTAACTCCACGATTTAAGGAGAAACCCAAGTGGACCTTCAATTTCACCCTTGATGGGGAAAATGGTATCCCCATCAATAAGCGAGGTAGTGGGATAAGAAGGCTTATCTTGCTGAATTTTTTCAGGGCTGAGGCTGAGAAGAATGTTGCGGGGACGCCCAGAAATGTGATTTATGCCATAGAGGAGCCTGAAACTTCACAGCATCCGAACTATCAGATGATGCTGATGAAAGCGTTACTGGCACTGGCAGGCCAGCCGCACCGTCAAATTATCGTCACCACCCATGTCCCGGCGCTGGCCGGATTGATCCCTGTCGAAGGCGTACGTTATGTCACCAGAAATGAGACGGGTGAACCCGTTGTAAAAATGCCGGATGACGATGTGCTGAAGGAAGCAACTGAAAGCCTGGGGGTGTTGCCAGAGACTGGTATGGAAAGGGCTAAAGGCATTGTTCTGGTAGAAGGAAAGTCGGATGTCACTTTCCTGAGGCATGCGGCCAGTTCATTTAAACAATCAGGTGTGCTGCCAGCCTCTCTTGAGGACGTGAAAATTGTGCCAGTCCTCATAGGAGGATGCGGGAGCGTCAAACACTGGGTTACCTTAAATCTGGCCAACGATCTGGGGCTTCCCTGGTGCGTATTTCTGGACTCCGATATTGGGGGAGACCCTGCACAGGTTCTGTCCATTCAGAAACGTAAAAAAGAAGTGGAGGAAGCCGGTAAGGTATTCTTCGCCACGCGCAAACGTGAAATAGAGAACTATCTCTGCCCGGATCTGATCGAAGAAATTACCGGTGTAGCAGTCACGTTTACGGACACCTGTGACGCTAAAAAAATAATCGGCCGGGCTGTGGGAATGAAACCCGATAATGTGCTTGATAAATTCTGGCCCCAGATGACAGCGGAAAGAATAATCTCAAGATCAACCTATCATGACGGAACGCAGGAAAGAATTGAACTGATTGAGATCCTGAGCGACATTATTTCCATGACGAGATAA
- a CDS encoding TIGR03756 family integrating conjugative element protein codes for MKSFSFRPRRLAIATLLVCSGTMASVNTANLLASAASTDCISWRVSGICYWLLCTPFGCTVKTSVKVTHFIPEAVVSAYLNPGDNPWTEMSTVSNAASGAEGSLLESVTGVSTGGGRQEMKAPGERKQNLHFYYGDAYGHPATKVIGGMVPGYSCDSAATPFMPYFNSSLDALVWRTGVPETLYPEALIPGQREIGETTSGNMWGNVYPRSGFVTQTDSYKSAAVVVQRVADVITRSGQLHVYNPLTGQKSPGYWPPEPVKENTGTKNHKWQRLSPQLSQTCAVFPDTNGQIAQDGNYAWALWQPYSCCKRRGQTFLSSTDFS; via the coding sequence ATGAAATCTTTCTCCTTCCGCCCACGTCGACTGGCGATCGCCACATTGCTGGTTTGTTCCGGCACCATGGCCAGCGTCAATACAGCGAATCTTCTGGCCAGCGCGGCAAGTACAGACTGTATCAGCTGGCGTGTCAGTGGTATCTGCTACTGGTTATTGTGTACCCCATTTGGTTGCACGGTGAAAACCTCGGTGAAAGTGACACATTTCATTCCGGAGGCTGTGGTATCGGCTTACCTCAACCCCGGAGATAACCCCTGGACTGAAATGTCCACAGTTAGTAACGCCGCCAGCGGTGCTGAAGGTTCTCTGCTGGAAAGTGTGACGGGCGTGAGTACGGGGGGCGGTCGTCAGGAGATGAAAGCTCCCGGGGAACGTAAGCAGAACCTGCATTTCTATTACGGCGACGCCTATGGCCATCCAGCAACAAAAGTCATTGGCGGTATGGTGCCGGGCTATTCATGCGACAGTGCTGCCACTCCTTTCATGCCATATTTCAACAGCTCACTGGATGCTCTGGTCTGGCGAACGGGTGTCCCGGAGACCCTTTATCCCGAAGCACTCATCCCCGGGCAACGAGAAATCGGGGAAACCACATCCGGCAATATGTGGGGGAACGTTTATCCACGTAGCGGGTTTGTCACCCAGACAGACAGTTACAAATCAGCAGCGGTTGTAGTTCAGCGTGTCGCTGACGTCATTACCCGCTCCGGCCAGCTCCACGTCTACAACCCCCTTACGGGACAGAAGTCCCCGGGTTACTGGCCACCCGAGCCGGTAAAAGAAAATACCGGCACGAAAAACCACAAATGGCAGCGACTTTCGCCTCAGTTGTCCCAGACCTGTGCAGTGTTTCCCGACACCAATGGCCAGATTGCCCAGGACGGTAACTATGCCTGGGCATTGTGGCAACCGTACAGCTGCTGCAAACGTCGCGGCCAGACGTTCCTTTCCAGCACCGATTTCTCATAA
- the silR gene encoding copper/silver response regulator transcription factor SilR — MKILIVEDEIKTGEYLSKGLTEAGFVVDHADNGLTGYHLAMTAEYDLVILDIMLPDVNGWDIIRMLRTAGKGMPVLLLTALGTIEHRVKGLELGADDYLVKPFAFAELLARVRTLLRRGNTMITESQFRVADLSIDLVSRKVSRAGNRIVLTSKEFSLLEFFIRHQGEVLPRSLIASQVWDMNFDSDTNAIDVAVKRLRAKIDNDYGTKLIQTVRGVGYMLEVPDA, encoded by the coding sequence ATGAAAATATTGATCGTCGAAGACGAAATTAAAACAGGTGAATATCTCAGCAAAGGGCTTACAGAGGCAGGGTTCGTAGTGGATCACGCTGATAATGGTCTTACCGGATATCATCTCGCCATGACAGCCGAGTATGATTTAGTCATTCTGGATATCATGCTACCTGATGTGAACGGCTGGGATATCATCCGCATGCTGCGCACTGCCGGAAAGGGTATGCCGGTCTTACTGCTGACAGCCCTCGGCACGATCGAACATAGGGTCAAAGGACTGGAACTGGGTGCGGACGATTATCTGGTTAAACCCTTTGCGTTTGCCGAACTGCTCGCCCGGGTGAGAACCCTTCTGAGGCGGGGAAACACGATGATCACGGAAAGCCAGTTTAGGGTGGCTGACCTCTCGATTGATCTCGTATCCAGAAAAGTCAGTCGCGCCGGAAACCGCATTGTGCTCACCAGTAAAGAGTTCAGCCTGCTGGAATTCTTCATTCGCCATCAGGGAGAGGTTCTTCCCCGCTCCCTGATTGCCTCTCAGGTCTGGGACATGAATTTTGACAGCGACACTAATGCGATCGATGTCGCAGTAAAGCGACTCCGCGCTAAAATAGACAACGATTACGGGACAAAGCTGATCCAGACAGTCCGGGGCGTGGGCTACATGCTGGAGGTCCCGGATGCATAG
- a CDS encoding integrating conjugative element protein, protein MKKAGLLLIFASLPAMAADISLSSSGASVSGNAISDGLFYSIGGGSVISPPPSRNNMSRIGINGGLSSDLMCGNFDIKTTVGNQLNGITSGFKDLMGNVIQGATGAVMSMPAMAIQRANPGLYEMLTNGVLQAGLSFDKAMLNCQSMSKKLADYTIGNKWQQVAVSEEYKDIVATSGGDAVSSDQKLQKATGEEGVTWVGGQKRGGKGQPAIQPTRDLAKAGYNMMNNLPVTSNSSVGSSICNGTACQRYKSSEEAAAAVVKVLGDRSIRTCRETSECTSGGTDNQPGSAVAGTGFSPILEDATKENLEQLSKLISGELQPTTDNLSALKTGSLVVTRGVIQALRDDPDKAALVQRLAGELAMSDTVETALTMRRMLTTGESEPNAAEQPEAIAEGDRRIDALDRELTALRNEMELRKSISNNSLLTALERQGTRNQDNRLQQKAGNEDQGFSQMGQSQSSGAN, encoded by the coding sequence ATGAAAAAAGCAGGACTTTTACTGATTTTTGCCTCGCTGCCGGCAATGGCAGCTGATATCTCTTTGTCTTCATCGGGGGCGTCAGTTAGCGGTAACGCTATCAGCGATGGGCTCTTTTATTCTATTGGTGGCGGTTCGGTTATTTCACCCCCGCCTAGTCGTAACAATATGTCCAGGATAGGCATTAATGGTGGCCTTAGCAGTGATCTGATGTGTGGCAATTTCGACATCAAAACAACCGTTGGCAACCAGCTGAATGGTATTACCAGCGGGTTTAAGGATCTGATGGGGAATGTGATTCAGGGGGCGACCGGTGCTGTCATGAGTATGCCGGCAATGGCTATTCAGCGCGCAAACCCCGGGCTGTATGAAATGCTCACCAATGGCGTTCTGCAGGCCGGTTTGAGCTTTGATAAAGCGATGTTGAATTGTCAGAGCATGTCGAAGAAGCTGGCTGATTATACCATTGGCAATAAATGGCAGCAGGTAGCTGTCTCTGAAGAGTACAAAGATATTGTGGCCACAAGTGGCGGCGATGCGGTTTCCAGCGACCAGAAACTGCAAAAAGCAACTGGAGAGGAAGGTGTGACGTGGGTTGGTGGGCAGAAAAGAGGCGGCAAGGGGCAGCCCGCAATTCAGCCCACTCGGGATCTGGCCAAAGCTGGTTATAACATGATGAATAATTTGCCAGTGACCAGTAACAGCAGCGTCGGCTCCTCGATCTGCAATGGTACCGCATGCCAACGTTATAAATCTTCTGAAGAGGCCGCAGCGGCCGTTGTTAAAGTGCTTGGTGATCGCTCCATCAGGACTTGCCGGGAAACCAGTGAATGTACCAGTGGTGGAACCGATAACCAGCCGGGCAGTGCTGTCGCTGGTACTGGCTTTTCTCCCATCCTTGAGGATGCCACGAAAGAGAATCTGGAGCAGCTTAGTAAGCTGATTAGTGGTGAACTGCAGCCCACCACTGATAACCTTTCCGCACTGAAAACCGGCAGTCTGGTTGTCACCCGCGGGGTAATTCAGGCATTACGTGACGATCCGGACAAAGCGGCCCTGGTTCAGCGGCTTGCCGGCGAACTGGCGATGTCCGATACCGTTGAAACCGCGCTAACAATGCGCAGGATGCTCACCACCGGTGAATCCGAACCTAATGCTGCAGAGCAGCCGGAAGCCATTGCTGAGGGTGATCGCCGCATCGATGCCCTCGATCGCGAGCTGACGGCGCTGCGTAATGAGATGGAGTTACGCAAATCTATAAGCAATAACAGCCTGCTGACGGCACTGGAGCGGCAGGGGACAAGGAATCAGGATAACCGTCTGCAGCAGAAAGCCGGTAACGAGGACCAGGGCTTCAGCCAGATGGGCCAGTCTCAGTCTTCCGGAGCAAACTGA
- a CDS encoding TIGR03757 family integrating conjugative element protein: MKMPFCCLAALFLSVGASAGTVIYTDSSHAIAANPGPDVSVVELDAPERAQADIFGQLSADPVLAEQRARAVISSPNFRQQQQQLAEAYAGVTHAWSLGLEKYPAVVFDDVFVVYGTTDVNEATRQLAAWKEKNR, translated from the coding sequence ATGAAAATGCCATTTTGCTGCCTGGCAGCACTGTTCCTTTCCGTCGGTGCCAGTGCCGGCACAGTGATATATACCGACTCCTCTCATGCCATAGCAGCAAATCCTGGTCCGGATGTCTCCGTTGTTGAGCTCGATGCGCCCGAACGTGCACAGGCGGACATTTTCGGTCAGTTATCTGCCGATCCCGTTCTTGCAGAACAACGTGCCCGGGCAGTGATCTCTTCCCCGAATTTCCGGCAGCAGCAACAACAACTGGCGGAAGCTTATGCGGGTGTCACTCATGCCTGGTCCCTCGGCCTGGAAAAATACCCGGCTGTGGTTTTTGATGACGTCTTTGTTGTCTACGGTACGACTGATGTCAACGAGGCAACCCGTCAGCTCGCTGCCTGGAAGGAGAAGAACCGATGA